Part of the Prunus dulcis chromosome 8, ALMONDv2, whole genome shotgun sequence genome is shown below.
CGCATTTGTCCCTAGTGGTCCAGTTTCTTCTAATAGCAGCATCATACCATATTTTCTCAACAATGAAATCACTGAAATCAATTTCAGGCAAAGTTAAATTCCATGGTTTACCAAACATAGCAGAAGAAGGGTCTACAAATTTAAGTTCCATTCTACTGCAGCTCTCCCCAGAACCAGGCTGCGAAGCATAATCAAGGCTTTCAACCTTGCAAATTTCCACAGCTTTGATGTTTTCCTTAATTGATCCCCAAGGACCCCAAGGACCCACTTCTGATTTCATAACTACTTCCAGATACTCTTGATGGCCCTAACAATCAGAAGCCAAAATATTAGTTATTAAACAGTAAATACAAAAGCAGAACTCAAAAAGGACCAGAAACCATGAATACAGATGCTAAAAATTACCTGTCTCAGGTACACCACTTCATCACCTAGCTGAGGAATATAACGGTAACCCGGCTCATGTTTTGACAACATCAGCCATGACAACTTTCCAACAGGGGTATCTAACATGCTTCGGGTTGAAGAACTTTGGTCATAATCATTATATGAACCCTGACGATTTCTTGTAGACCTTGGTCTTTGATATATCTGATCATACACTTTGACGGAGGAGTCTTCTGCATCTTTTGATGTCCCCGCTGTTTGATGGCCCCATCTCAACTTAAGGCTACGGCTCACAGAGCCCACCCCCCCTGAAGTTGCCTTGATCTTTAATGTTCTTGTTCCACGTATTGCACCCACTGCAGCTTCAGGGAGATCAATTCCTGAATCATGACGGTTGTTGACATTTGAAGTATTTTCTTCCATATTACCATCAACACCTTCTGAATTAGTCCTACCCTtgaaaaaaaacttcaaagaaCCTGGTCTGCCAGCACCTCCACTCACTTTTGGCATTTCCAGATTTAAATTCTGGTCCATGCATGAAGGATCTTCTGGCATTAAATCTCCATAACCTGTTAGGTGTTCTGCAGAAAACTTAAGGGGAGCATTATACTTTAATTCATCAGAGTGCATTGTTCCAGCAGCCTCCTCTATCTCCAAGGAGTCCTCTATGCCTTTTGGTTTGCGCTCGCCCAAAGCTGAGGACTCAAAAGATGACGATATGAGTGTATGAGAAAGCTCTTTACTTTTGAGACCGTCCAGATCCTCTAATGCATCAGTTCCATTACGTTCCTCATCCCTGCAAGGCAAGATACCtccataattttattttttcccttaACTTTTGAATGAGTATAAAACTTTGCACAGTTGTCCTTAGGATAAACATACCAATTGACATAATTCCTCTCTTTCATATGGACATCAAAACTTGCAAGCGATCCAGTGGCTGCCTCTGTTGGTATGGGATTTCCTGATCTTATATGCTTTGGTGTGCGTATCTTGACCTCTCCCCACCCAACTCTGTTATCCTTGTCACATGGAGATGCCTTCAAAGAATTTCCAGCCTTTGCAGTTTTCCCGGGATCAGTGAATTCATTGTCTATGAGATTTCCTGACAACTCCACGTCAATCACATCTAGCAAAGATGAACCCAGACCCTTATTAATCCTCTTATCTTGAGTCACATCTTGATATCCAGAAGATGGAGACACCAAATCAGCctgatttttatatttgatttttacaTCCTGCGGAGCCTCTTGCTTCTTAGAATCACGAAGTGGAATCTTGAAAACCAATTTTGGCTTGCTTCTGACATTTGACTGAGATGAAGAAACTGCAAGAGGCTTGGCTATATCCTCAAACTCGTGGACAGATGGTTCTTCTTTAGTATGTTTTTGTTGCATCATCTGGTTACCACCATAGCTTTGAATGTGGAATTGTTGCTCTAGAGAATCACTGTTTGATGaatcatcttcatctttttctcCATCAGTAGATGTTCCAGGGATCTGAGAAAGCACATTTCGAGCATTGCGTGCTGCAACTCGCTGGGGTCTCAATGTCTTTGCGGAAGGCTTTCTCTTTGAAACTTTCCGGCCaccttttgaatttttaattttctcaatCCCAGATATAATACCATCATGCTCATCCACTTTCCTTTTCTTGCCACGCCTCTCAGAACAGGTTATCGACTCAAcctaaaaatcataaaatttgagCCGATTTAGGTCGAACAAGAACAGAAACTAGTATAGATGAAGATACAGGATTTACCTTTTGTCGTTTTCTTCTTGATCGGCGAAGGCCATCCTTATGACTGCATTCAGCTTCACTGTATTCTGTGCTGCAGTCTGGATCACTAGAAGAGCTGGTGGTGATATTTCCTTTCTCATCTTCACTGGAATTTTCCTCAGTACCGTGATACTCTGAATCAGTATCTTCACTTGCAACTTCATTTTCTGGCTCCCATAACATGGCATCAAAAAAATCTGGTAGTGGCTCAatcattctttccaaatctgGTAAAGGCGGCATCTGATAATCTAGGCCTGTATGCATGCCAATAGAGAATTTCATGGATGAAGGATGCCATTCCATGCCAAGAGCACCCAGTCGCCGTTGCTGGTATGTACTTTGATAAGGTTCGGGATATGGCATCATACCTATTGTTTCCCATCAATCTACGTTATGAGAAAATATTGTGACTGAATATATATTAAGAACCCCACCCAGTAGAACCAGAAACATACTTGAATCACAGAGAGGATCTTGAAGATTCCTTCGATAAGCAGGAAGCTGTGTCTCCTGCAGCATATATAGTATGTTCCACAATCACATGTGGAATAGAATGTAAATACCAGAAATAACATTCAACATCAATCAACTGTACACCATGCACAGGAACATAAAATTACATtgattcaatttcttaatgtGCAAGTTGATGCCAACTGCAGCTGTGGAATAAAATTTACCCCAGAACAATGTAAGTGAGTACTAATGAGAAGATGATTTAACCTGATCAATAGGATATCCAGAATCATCCCTTGCAAGGGGGCGATAATCCCCAAGGAAGAACTGTAGGAGAATCACAAACAGCCATCATAGAAGAATTGCATAACACGAACTTGAatcaaaagataaagagtGGACAACTGTACAAACAAATGCTTAGGATACCTGATCATATTTAGCATCTTTTTGAGACTCGCCTTCACCCGTGTTTATTAAATATACTTGGCCAACATCGTCTGAGAGTACTATTGATGTCCCATCCCTAAGTAACAAAGAGAATATGtctcataaaaaaacattagcaGAATAAAGGTTAAGCATTTTAGTTTCCACGAATTAGAATTTGATCATTCAAAATTGATATCCATGTCGTAAAGAATGATGGCACCAGTAAACTGAAAATCCATCATTGTGAAAGTGGGCAGGGGAGAGGGGGTCAATGAGATATTGAAGAGATGTGAAATAGCAAGGCAACTAACCTATGTCTCCTTACATAAATTAACCCCCACAAAAAGTAATAAGGTTAAAATTGTCAGTTTAACTATAACACGAGAGAAGAGTAttcaacatatttgaaaattggGTAGCTCACTTACGCGGAAAACTTCCCATCAACCAACTTAACGTTTCCAATTTCGTATATCTTAATAGGCATGCCCTCCCATATCTAAAAACCACCAAATACAAACAACGTATTAACAATACACATTAGAAGAACAATGTATCAGAAAAGAgaacttgaaaaattcaaGGAATAAACCGAAGCTCACATCCCAAACTATTGTTTGCCCATCATACCCAGCACTCATAGCAATCCGAGGGTTAAAGGGATGAACATCCAAAACATATGACTGCCAAGAATTTGACAACAGACAAGTGCCACAAGATCAATAgattcaaaaattcaaattcaaattcaaacaaaaagctATTTCCTGGTGCAGATAAAGcattggattaaaaaaaaatgtatatctGAGTCAAGGAATTATAAGCATTATGATAATCAGAATCTGAATCTCTTAATATATCAGACACCACTTACAGATGCAGTGTGACCAGTCAAAGAATGCACTATGCTACCATCAACAGCGTTCCAAACACAAATTCTGCAATCTGCATAATTATTACACTTATTGAAGAGAAACCCTAAGTTTATAACCCAAGTACTTGAATGCATGCAACAAAAGAATTGTGCCTTTTAATGGAACAGTTGTGCCGTATAGGTTAAAATTATGAGCTTTGAATTAACAGCTGGGTGATTATCTGTTTAATGTGGGGAACGCCTCCAGGATGTCATGTCAATCAGACAAGTTTTGAGTCTAGGCATGAGAACAAGGGACCAGCCATGTGCGACGAACAGGCATGAATACAGCATCTATAGGATAACTATTGAAAGCTATTTGGCGTTTTTTGGAAACAATGGGCACAAAAGTTAGTGTAGCAAAAAACATTAATAGGTGGAATTATTAATGGCTCATTAAGAGAAGCAAGAGGTGACAACCTCTGAACATAAGACTTGGAAAAAGTAACTAAGATTGTTCACTTGAGCAGTGAATGCCCCCAAGAAGAGAGTAATTATGGCTCAACTTATGATATACAAGAAAGAAGCTAAAAACCAATGCAGGcttaaaaaggaaagaaaaaaaacgcATGACAGTATGTAACTTGATGGATGTGGTGGCCCAAGTAAGTGCATAATGTAGTTGGGATTAGGTGCGTTCTTTTAGAACGTGGAAGAGGTATGCCAAGAAAATCCTATTTCCTTAAAAATACTTTCCATAAGTATAAACCTTGGTAAGTACTTTACCCATGATAGCTGCGAGCACAAAGCGGTTATCCAGGCTCCACACAATCATATTAACACCACGAGGGGTGGGAAGAAATCTCTGACGAGGGCCTCCTCGAGGTGGCTGAGGAGGCAGTGGGGGAGGCGGAACTTTCAAATGATATGCACGTGTCCAACGTCCAACTTTTCCCTAAAGTCAAGAGTGGAATATAAAGGAATGATCACATGAAATTAGGGTTTAGGATTTACATGAAATTAGACTccagaaaactgaaaaaaaaaaaaaaaaaaaaaaaaaaactcattcaAAGGAGCTCACATGAGATCTGTGTGATCTTGGAACccatataatggcactgccatcaCGAGAGCAGGTAACTATGTTGTTGTGACAAAACCTGAGAATTCAAAAATACGGGTTCTTAGCACattctacaaaaaaaaaaaaaaaaaaatgtagttTGTGCAGATACTATACTACACAAAAACAAGAGCATAAGCATGATGCAGAAAATATCAATGTAAAATCATATCAGATATCAGTATACCAGGAATTTTTGAACTTCATATTACTCTCCTCCTTCAGAGAGTCAGAAAATGAAGATTTTGAAGAAATGGCGCAGCCACTGTATAGGGAAGCAGCAAAGATgttatgaaaattttcaaagaaaaatttctaaaaacaaTAAACACCAAAGAGAATTTGACAGAAACAACATAAATTgtgggaaaaacaaaacaagaaattttaaaGGAACCTTCATAAGATAttcatttaataaaatatcttCTGGAAAAAAGAATATGGAATTTAAGTTCATAGTAGGTTTGTGTGGTTTAAGTGAATATAGTGTGCACTGTCAGACAGTTATCCAAAATTATCGTCCACCCAAATGATATTTAACAATTACAATTTGTATAGTAAATTGCAAGGAAACTCAACACCACATTGCTAGGAAAGAAGTGCCATCCCCTAGATCAAATATATAGGACTGCTTTGCCCTTTTTGAATATATTGAAGAAGTACAAGTGAGCAAAGACGGCCACCCCAAGCCAGTGGCTGTGAGCAAAGATTGCCACATTGTCACCCAATCCAGTGACTGCTCATAGGTCACTGTGCTTGTATCAGGAACCTCTGTTTTAATCATCTAAACTTCTCCTGTATAGAAGGTTGATTTCACTATTTGTTCAGCCGAGCCTATTATTCTTTTTGAAATTACCAATTAGGTAAAGTTTGGTGCCCTTTTATGCATTCTAGCTCAGCATACGGTGAGTTGCGGATTTGTGATACGCTCCGGCATTTGACAAATTGAGAAAACTGATATTTTCTTGAAACTGATGAGCTTTCAGCCAATTTCGGGAAATTTCAACACTTTAGGAGAAACAATGCAGGAAATTTCTATCAGAAGCTTTCCCCAACCTGAATTGCACATAATTAAAAGTAACACAAAAATTTCACCCATATTGTTAGTTTTTAAGACCTTGGGACAAACAAACCTGAATTGCACATAATTGACATCATTCTCATGGCCCGACAGTACATCCAATTCATGTATTGGTTGTTCTGAGTCATCTGTATTAGATTTTAAAGCATTCCAGACCTGCAAGTAGTTGGGTTTTGGTAAAATATCCAACTTCACATGCGGCAAAGTCAACTGATGCAAGTAAATGGAAAGGTAGCAGTGGGCAAATCATATGGACTAATTCGAAAACTATGTAGTTAAACATACCCTTGCAAAAGTGTCAGAGCTACCGGTGACAAAAACAGTTCCGTTGGCATTGTAAGCACAACAGAGTATCTGATGGCTTTGTGGACCATTACTTGAGGAGGGTCCAGTACTTGAAATAGCATTGCTCCTCCCTACAAGTAAACATCACATAATGTAAGTTTACATCACCCAAATAACCATAAACCAATAAGGCAACTGTGTCAGAAGCACTATCTAACCAGTTAAACTGTCCGAAGGTTGTGGCATGTATATCCGCGGAGGGTACTGGGAAGACCTAGCATCCCAGATTCGACAAGTCCCATCATCCGATGACCTATGAATGTTATGGGTATAAAATAACTAACAGAGAAAAAGATTTCAAGAATTATTTCACTTAATGGCTATAACCAACACGTTGCATTAAAGGTCTGAAAGACATCGTTAAGAGTCACAAAGTGCATATCAGTAGTAAATTACTTTACATGAAGATGTTTCCAAACTAAGGATGCAAGTGGACATGTAGACACCCACACACAGAGAACAGCCAAGAGAAGGGAAGCAACATAAAAGAGCATTCTCTCTTAGAATTTGGCTTACGataaaagttggtaaacagCACTAAGCCTGGGACTAAATGCAATAGCAGTCACAGCTCCAGTATGCCCTTGAAGAACTGAAATTGGAAATCCATCTGGCAAACGCCACTGCAGGTAAAATATCTATTCACTGACTGATAAACAGGAAAAGAAGCAAATTGACATTTTAAATGGTAGGGTATACATACAACTCGAATGGCAAAGTCATTTGAAGCAGATGCCACCAAAGCGTTGTTTGAACTTACAGCCAAGTCAGTAATGTCACCCTTTGATTCATGTAACAAGAAGGGTAGAATAAATAATACACGCAAAAACAAATGAGGCTATATTGAAAGCCCAAAGAGAGAGGGAATGAGGGAGGGAGGttgggagggagggagggagggggagggggagggggagagagacTGTAAGTCAAAATTATTAAGTGAAGAATCTTAACTCACCTCATGCCCACGACAGCTAGCCAAGCAAAGCGCAGTTTCCATTGACCAAATTTTGACAAGGCGATCATCTGAACCAGTGATAACATATCTCCCAGACCGATCAAAAATGGCTACAAGATACAAGTGCCTGTCATCTTTGTTCTCAAAAAATTCCAGTAATACAAATTCCCAGATTTACACACATAGTGCAACATGTATATGCATTACGGAGCACATGGAGATAACTAGAAGCTCCAAGGGAGAcctcaataaataaataggcATATATGGAACAAAAGGATGCATAATGTATATTATAAGACAAAATTACGGCAAAATTTCCGAAAACAATTTGGAAATACAAAGTAGATCAGCGTTGACTTTTCATTCCTTTGTCATAAAACTCCCAGTCAAACACTCATAAACACTGggcaacaaaaggaaaatgctcGGATATTGTCTACATCATCTGTGTGATATATTTTGTACCCTTATCCCAGACAGTGTTGATTTCCATTGGCAGTAACATTAATAACTTAGCATGACCTCATAAAACGGGATTCCCTGAAAATAAATTGTGTATACAAGTTTAGTTAAAAGTGAACAATACCGCAATAGACAGCATTACGGTGCCCCCGTagcttctttttgttgttcatCTTTTGCACCATAGTTGATGGTTTAGCAATAGCATAACAAGCAGAGCGAATTGATGGAGCACGATGATGCTTTGTGAAACCTCCTCCAATTTCCCTCAAACTTAGCCCATGAACTTGGTCGGCCTGCATGTAAGGCCAACGCAGGTGAGCTGGCAGGGGCTTAACTCTCTTATTTTCCGTAGTCCTATCACCtgcaaaaaggaaattaaaaaaaattccaaattaaGTAACCTTTGGAGAAACCTATTATGCATGGAAGCTGAAAAGATATGCGGCATCAAAAGCAGCCTAACAAACTTCTCTACCTCGAGAGGAAACAGACTTCAGATGAGTATGGAAGGCAGAGATTTATGCCAAAAAGTGACAATTAGAGGTAAAAGATGCAAACAAGATTTAAGCCGAACCTATCAGTTACATGCATAAACTACCTAAGTAGTATATTAGGTTTATGATAAGCATGCCATTGAGCAGGAAAGACAGATTTTTCAAAGACGCAGTAGGCTAACATGGGTCTTGTAGGTGCTACACAAACATAACATGTTAAATAACTGTTACATCCACCCACAGGTTGTCATattaatctttaaaaaaatgttaCAACGGACATCTGTCAAAGTTGTCATACTTATTTAGAGCAAAGTAGTTGAATACTTATTCCTAAAAAGGACATATCATGAGGAAGGATATTTATCAGTGtaaataaaagacaaaatttacaattgaCCAGCTATTTGTATAGCAGAGGTTTCAGCCTCCAAACAATCATCCAAGAAAATTTTACTGTCATAGTTTATGTAATGTTCATTGAGTTATTCAGGTCAATTATTACTAATACAGACGATTTCCATAAAACTTGGTTTTATGCTAAACATCACTTCTCCCAAATCCAAAATACTTCacatacagagagagagagaaaaaaaaaaaaaaaaaaaaaaaaacagccaTGGAGAGTCGAAGATACTCTGAAATATGAACTATAAATATCACTTACAATCTAGAAGTGAAAAAGAACCAGTTCCCAGTAATGTAGGGACATCAGCTGCATTCGGAGCACTTCTTCCAACCTTGCCATGCAAAGGAGTTGCTATACTCAGTATCAGTTGCTTTAGAAGCTTTACCAAGTGATCCCTCTCTATATGAGGATACCTATTGGTCATACAAAAGACTAAtcaataaaaactgaaaacaggAAATAAAATGACTAGCCCCATTAtaactaaagaaaaaacaaaagaactaATGCAATACGAAAATCCATGCACCCTGCTAAAGCTTGTCAGTTTACCATTATCCCCCAAACCTTAAGCTGTTAGAATGCTGGCCACAACTATTTTATATTcttaacactccccctcacatGTGGGCCTCTTTCCACCTTTAGAATCAGAGTAATTGAacagaaaataagataatttgtttgtttaccTGTGTACGGTTATATTTATACTGATTCAAGCTTTCAAACATTAACTTCTATCAGATTATATATGCtattttacatttattttggttattttttttactgctTTGAGTTAAAAACATATTCTTAAGATTTTTAAAATGTTAGCATGTTAAGATCCACAAAAGCAACAAACGGATTGGGAGTAATCACTAGTGATAGGGCAAAAATAAGGGGGAAGGACAAAGGAAAGAGCAATGCCCACATTAAATCAATTGATTCGGAGGATCACAAAAACTTTCAGATTCTTTCATGCTTTATTGTCATTGTTTCGacttaaatttggagtcgccTCAACCCCCTAAATAGGAAGAGGGGTACTTTAGAAATAGGGGGTAATTGCTTCGCACATGACTGTGATAGCCTTCTCCCCCAGGCCCCTATCCTAAGGGGAGGAGCTGTAGAAAAGGCACCTTCGCCCCCGAATGGAGGTATCTAAAGAGCACCAATAGTGAATTCTCTACTATATAAAGAGCTATAAAGAATCTAGAAGGGTCTTTTAAGATTAAggataaagaaaaagaggagaaggTCGCCCCTCATCCGGCTCTCTGCAGGGGAATCTCCACTCACTGCTTCCCCCAATATCCTCCCGTCTGAAACATGGATGAAAATATCGGCCGATATCCCAATATATCCCCGACAACCCCCGATATCCTCAATATTTACCGGTATTTCCCGATACCAGACAAATAACCTAGAAATTTGTCTTTAGTTTTGAAAGTAATCATAGGTCCCGGATCAATGTCAAAAACCAAGCTCTAATACTTAGTAGCTtctcctttcttctcttcttagTCATTTTGGCTATCTTTGGCTATAATGCGGGGTGATGTCTACTCTTGTAATATAATGTTGGGTGATGTATtaatgggttgggttgggttgggttgggttgggttatATTTGAAACATGTTGTCTTTGTTGTGTTAAGTCtaattgtatttattttcaggATTTTCATCCTGCATTATATACACGTACATTTCATCATATGCATATCTTATAGTTagtatattttgaattttatttgctCAATTCATTCATTGATAATGTGCTTAATATCTATGAAAGTTTCACTTCAAAATTCCGTGTTTTAAAGCCAATATCTGTCGTTTTGGTCGATTTTCCACGATACCTAAAACGACATCGACATATCCCCTAAAATATCCGTAAATTGAAGGCCCGATAACATCTGTATCGCTGATATTTTCATCCTTGGTCTGAAAAGCATTCAGACTTAGTGTTTGAAATGGGTTAGAATTGAATTCTATAGTTCTGGAACTGCAGAACCCAAATATTATCGATTTGGCTTAAGATACTCATTCCATGGACTGGAGTATAACCTCAATCAGGTGGCAATCCAATAGATAAAGCTCTCCTGATAACATGTTGCAGACCCTGTCTAATTTGTTAAAGTCTTGTTACTaaagtttttcttgttttttttaggtGCTTTGCACTGCAAGAATTTCTCTGTCAAGCTTGTTTACTTGGTAAGTGATGTGTGCTTTGGTAAGTGACAAGAGCGAGGTGAGTAACTAATATGTATTAAAATTTCTATTACAGTAAAGCTAAAATCAAAGCTGATGGAGACTGAGAAATTTTCTGTGTTGAGCTTGTGTGCTTTGGGTAACTGATGAGAATGAGGTTGGTGACATAAATAATTagataaaatttatataatagtTATATATAAAATCCAAGATTCTGATACGCATTTATCATGGAATTTGTTTAACTTATCCTTGATAAATATCTCTTCCAAACAGTTAAGCAtgtttactttttaattttccaagCACACTCATTCTTCTTCTAGTTATCTACTTGTTCTTACATAATACAGTGTGTAATCGTGGGGGATTCAGTTATAAGCTTACTCCTAAATGTACTATGTGTGTCATATGTGGGATTCACGTTGCCTACCCCTCCTTACATGATGTGTATGTTGTGCGATAAGATTCACCTATAACCTCATTCCACAATGTGTATCATGTGTGACGGGGTTTacttatataatattatttctgaaaacaaaaaggttaTTTGGCGTTGATTTATATGTGCGTACAAGAATATTTTATATCAACTGGATTCTAactcaattattttctttaaataaatatgtaGCAAAACCTATTGTGAACTGAGTTGTGTAAAACTACTTGAAAGACACAATTATGTTTACTGCTCACTGGACTATTGATGATTACACCCCATATTTCCTCTTTTACATATCAGTATGCCTGTTGTCTGTTGGACTGGACAAGGATTAAGGGATGAAGTTCCGGTTAGAATACCAGACAAGGGATCTCGGCATGTCATATGCTGCttcaaatgggttttggggctGCGGTGTGAGTCatgttatatatatgatgCAAATATTAAGTGACTAATGTTAAAACATATGTCTTCTGTAATAAGAGGACACATGACATGAACATAAACAACACCAATactaacaaaaacaaatcctATGCTAGGCGTTGAACTATTCCTACGACAAGGGTAATATAAATTGAGAAACATCTGTACCTTTCAACCAACTTGTTGTAACTCAATGGGAAAGAGATGGCATCATCATTATTATTGCCACTTCCTACGCCGCTCCTTGAAAACCAAGCATGGTACCTTCTAGGTAGAAGCTGATGTTCCAGAAGATCATTCCCAAATTGTTCAAAAGTCCTCTGGCATGGCCCAACAGACAGAAAGTGCATAATCAAAAAGTAAACCTCTCTAATGTCTATATCGACTCCAGCCTCAACAACATGACCTGTATCCCTCTCTTCCTTTTCAGGTTGAGCCTTCTCATTCACCTTATGTAAAATACTTGGAGGTGCCATAGAAAGAGAATTTGCACCACCAGACAAAGTGCACTTCCAAGGATCCATTGTTTGAGTACAACCTGAAGCATCAAAACATATACTTACTGAAACCATCACAGTTTATCTATATGAACGGCATCTGTGGACTATCTGAAAGATACTAAATATATTCCCCACCATAAAGGGAAAGCTAGTGACCCAGAAATTTTTTCCCAACCTTGGTAGATATAATCAAATGATATCTTCCTATAATATCAATGAATTTCTTAAAACGGTAAAAGCATAGTTCCCAATCAATGTAGAAAGATATGAAACACtatcaataaaattaatgaaagcAAATGGTCAATATGACCACAGATAGAAATACACACTTACCAGAAGATCTATTACCAGCACTACACTCTGTTCTATACAAAGCCTAATGTGTGATTAAG
Proteins encoded:
- the LOC117636705 gene encoding bromodomain and WD repeat-containing protein 3, coding for MDSATSSVSVNCCTQTMDPWKCTLSGGANSLSMAPPSILHKVNEKAQPEKEERDTGHVVEAGVDIDIREVYFLIMHFLSVGPCQRTFEQFGNDLLEHQLLPRRYHAWFSRSGVGSGNNNDDAISFPLSYNKLVERYPHIERDHLVKLLKQLILSIATPLHGKVGRSAPNAADVPTLLGTGSFSLLDCDRTTENKRVKPLPAHLRWPYMQADQVHGLSLREIGGGFTKHHRAPSIRSACYAIAKPSTMVQKMNNKKKLRGHRNAVYCAIFDRSGRYVITGSDDRLVKIWSMETALCLASCRGHEGDITDLAVSSNNALVASASNDFAIRVWRLPDGFPISVLQGHTGAVTAIAFSPRLSAVYQLLSSSDDGTCRIWDARSSQYPPRIYMPQPSDSLTGRSNAISSTGPSSSNGPQSHQILCCAYNANGTVFVTGSSDTFARVWNALKSNTDDSEQPIHELDVLSGHENDVNYVQFSGCAISSKSSFSDSLKEESNMKFKNSWFCHNNIVTCSRDGSAIIWVPRSHRSHGKVGRWTRAYHLKVPPPPLPPQPPRGGPRQRFLPTPRGVNMIVWSLDNRFVLAAIMDCRICVWNAVDGSIVHSLTGHTASSYVLDVHPFNPRIAMSAGYDGQTIVWDIWEGMPIKIYEIGNVKLVDGKFSADGTSIVLSDDVGQVYLINTGEGESQKDAKYDQFFLGDYRPLARDDSGYPIDQETQLPAYRRNLQDPLCDSSMMPYPEPYQSTYQQRRLGALGMEWHPSSMKFSIGMHTGLDYQMPPLPDLERMIEPLPDFFDAMLWEPENEVASEDTDSEYHGTEENSSEDEKGNITTSSSSDPDCSTEYSEAECSHKDGLRRSRRKRQKVESITCSERRGKKRKVDEHDGIISGIEKIKNSKGGRKVSKRKPSAKTLRPQRVAARNARNVLSQIPGTSTDGEKDEDDSSNSDSLEQQFHIQSYGGNQMMQQKHTKEEPSVHEFEDIAKPLAVSSSQSNVRSKPKLVFKIPLRDSKKQEAPQDVKIKYKNQADLVSPSSGYQDVTQDKRINKGLGSSLLDVIDVELSGNLIDNEFTDPGKTAKAGNSLKASPCDKDNRVGWGEVKIRTPKHIRSGNPIPTEAATGSLASFDVHMKERNYVNWDEERNGTDALEDLDGLKSKELSHTLISSSFESSALGERKPKGIEDSLEIEEAAGTMHSDELKYNAPLKFSAEHLTGYGDLMPEDPSCMDQNLNLEMPKVSGGAGRPGSLKFFFKGRTNSEGVDGNMEENTSNVNNRHDSGIDLPEAAVGAIRGTRTLKIKATSGGVGSVSRSLKLRWGHQTAGTSKDAEDSSVKVYDQIYQRPRSTRNRQGSYNDYDQSSSTRSMLDTPVGKLSWLMLSKHEPGYRYIPQLGDEVVYLRQGHQEYLEVVMKSEVGPWGPWGSIKENIKAVEICKVESLDYASQPGSGESCSRMELKFVDPSSAMFGKPWNLTLPEIDFSDFIVEKIWYDAAIRRNWTTRDKCEVWWRDSDGGGDWWEGQIVRCQAKSHEFPDSPWLRYEIRYKNDDGITHCHCPWELRDPSILLEHPHINSESRDKLLHYFSKLEQKDSQTIQQMNQAVWKADFCNSFPVQLYPELIQSRLRNDYYRSLEAVEHDIMVMLSNARQYFKRNELQARIRHLSKWFKKKLSRLQRF